One part of the Phormidium ambiguum IAM M-71 genome encodes these proteins:
- a CDS encoding ParA family protein has product MSNTKVISLFNQAGGVGKTTITLNLGYQLSLRGNKVLLIDIDPQGSLTLFMGIDPTSLEKTVFDAIVNEEPLSILNKIHGMDLAPTNINLSAAEIQLVNMDFREVRLLDAIAPIKDNYDFILIDCPPSLGLLSYISLVAATHVLVPIETHYKAFEGTNLLLQTVARVRKKGNRTLQIAGFVPSRYAATNSQDKRTLKAIQEQFAPVAPVFSPIPRITAFVDASEKQVPLAVYEPRNAVVKILDQLAVKMEKLNAK; this is encoded by the coding sequence ATGTCCAATACTAAGGTAATCTCGCTATTCAACCAAGCAGGCGGAGTCGGCAAAACAACTATTACACTCAACCTGGGCTATCAACTTTCCTTACGGGGCAATAAGGTTCTTCTCATCGATATCGATCCCCAAGGTTCTCTAACACTCTTCATGGGAATTGACCCGACTTCCTTAGAAAAAACTGTATTCGATGCCATCGTCAACGAAGAACCTTTATCCATCCTCAATAAAATTCACGGTATGGATTTGGCTCCTACCAACATTAACCTCAGTGCTGCCGAAATCCAACTGGTGAATATGGATTTTCGGGAAGTTCGCCTCCTTGATGCGATCGCTCCCATTAAGGACAACTACGACTTCATCCTCATTGACTGTCCTCCCAGTTTGGGATTATTGAGTTACATCAGTTTGGTAGCTGCAACTCATGTCTTAGTGCCGATCGAAACTCACTACAAAGCATTTGAAGGAACCAATCTGCTTTTACAAACCGTTGCCAGAGTTAGAAAGAAAGGAAACCGCACCTTACAAATAGCCGGGTTTGTTCCTTCTCGCTACGCCGCGACTAACTCCCAGGACAAACGCACGCTCAAAGCAATTCAAGAACAATTCGCTCCCGTCGCTCCTGTTTTTAGCCCAATTCCGCGAATAACTGCTTTTGTAGATGCGTCGGAGAAACAAGTTCCACTTGCTGTCTACGAACCCAGGAATGCTGTGGTTAAAATATTAGACCAGTTAGCTGTAAAAATGGAGAAACTCAATGCCAAGTAA
- a CDS encoding ParB/RepB/Spo0J family partition protein, producing the protein MPSKNDQPYKGKANLNVLFGDDEADESLEKVLSIDSIKLPASQPRRYFDAQAMQSLVESIKADGILQPLLVRPLGNNLYELIAGERRYRAAREIGLKEVPVTIRELTEQQALHIALVENLQREDLNPVEETEGILELLSHHLECSTDDVSKLLYRMQNDVQRTNDNVIIQPEAETVIKVFEQLGKMGWESFVSNRLSLLKLPEDILEKLSEGKIEYTKARAIAKVKDEKTRKDLLETAILENLSLTQIKERIAALKTGTTEEKAESGLKNQIKEALTKANKSKVWNDPKKQKRLQKILTDLEALLVT; encoded by the coding sequence ATGCCAAGTAAAAACGACCAACCATATAAAGGTAAGGCAAACTTGAACGTTTTATTTGGAGATGATGAAGCCGATGAATCGCTTGAAAAAGTATTGAGTATTGACTCGATAAAACTTCCCGCTTCTCAACCCCGTCGATACTTTGATGCTCAAGCAATGCAATCTTTGGTTGAATCCATCAAAGCTGATGGCATTCTCCAACCTTTGCTAGTTCGGCCTTTAGGTAATAATCTATACGAGCTAATTGCAGGCGAAAGGCGCTATAGAGCCGCTCGTGAAATAGGGTTGAAAGAAGTTCCTGTTACTATTCGGGAACTAACAGAGCAACAAGCGTTACATATAGCTTTGGTTGAAAACCTGCAAAGAGAAGACCTTAATCCAGTAGAAGAAACCGAAGGTATTTTGGAACTGCTCTCCCATCACCTGGAATGTTCAACCGATGATGTCAGCAAACTACTTTACCGGATGCAAAACGACGTTCAGAGAACGAATGATAACGTTATCATTCAACCGGAAGCCGAAACGGTTATTAAGGTTTTCGAGCAGCTAGGGAAAATGGGATGGGAGTCATTTGTCAGCAATCGCCTTTCTCTTTTGAAGCTTCCAGAAGACATACTTGAGAAGCTTAGCGAGGGAAAAATTGAGTATACAAAGGCAAGAGCGATCGCTAAAGTTAAAGACGAAAAAACTAGGAAAGATTTGCTTGAAACTGCTATATTAGAGAATCTTTCTTTAACTCAGATTAAAGAACGGATTGCTGCCCTCAAAACAGGCACAACAGAAGAAAAAGCCGAGTCAGGTCTGAAAAATCAAATTAAAGAAGCTTTGACAAAAGCTAACAAGTCAAAGGTTTGGAACGATCCCAAAAAGCAGAAACGCCTCCAAAAAATCCTCACCGATCTGGAAGCTTTGTTAGTAACTTAA